In one Streptomyces venezuelae genomic region, the following are encoded:
- a CDS encoding THUMP-like domain-containing protein — protein MGRVNDPNTPSAHETDLGDPLAAFAALRTDEGRALLDEVRDVAPADELAAATRLRRTHPAPLVSAALAQARLRTRAAAKFGAEDAARMFFTPNGVEQSTRASVAAHRAESFKALGVRSLADLCCGIGGDAIALARAGISVLAVDRDPLTCAVARANAEALGLADLIEVREADVTDVDTSAYDAVFVDPARRGGRGRIFDPEAYSPPLSWAIGAALEAPLAALKIAPGIPHEAIPVEAGAEWISDGGDVKEAVLWFGTDTPASHRATLLPGGASLWTSLAAMLPDPEVRPVGRYLYEPDGAVIRAHLVAEVAARVDGGLVDETIAYVTSDALHHTPYATAYEITDRIPFNVKKLKALLRERGVGILTVKKRGSAVEPEELRRKVKPQGKNAATVFLTRVAGAPTMLIGRPAPSPA, from the coding sequence ATGGGGCGGGTGAACGACCCGAACACGCCGAGCGCCCACGAGACCGACCTCGGCGACCCCCTCGCCGCCTTCGCCGCCCTCCGCACCGACGAGGGCCGGGCCCTGCTCGACGAGGTGCGGGACGTCGCACCGGCCGATGAACTCGCGGCCGCCACCCGGCTACGCCGCACCCACCCGGCCCCCCTGGTCTCGGCGGCGCTCGCCCAGGCGCGGCTGCGCACCCGGGCCGCGGCGAAGTTCGGCGCCGAGGACGCGGCCCGCATGTTCTTCACACCGAACGGCGTCGAGCAGTCCACGCGCGCCTCCGTCGCCGCGCACCGCGCGGAGAGCTTCAAGGCCCTGGGCGTACGTTCACTCGCTGACCTGTGCTGCGGCATCGGCGGCGACGCCATCGCCCTCGCACGCGCCGGGATCTCCGTGCTCGCCGTCGACCGTGACCCGCTGACCTGCGCGGTCGCCCGCGCCAACGCCGAGGCGCTCGGGCTCGCCGACCTGATCGAGGTGCGCGAGGCGGATGTCACCGACGTGGACACGTCCGCGTACGACGCCGTCTTCGTGGACCCCGCGCGGCGGGGTGGCCGCGGCCGGATCTTCGACCCCGAGGCCTACTCGCCGCCCCTGTCGTGGGCGATCGGAGCGGCGCTCGAAGCCCCGCTCGCCGCGCTGAAGATCGCCCCCGGCATCCCGCACGAGGCGATCCCCGTCGAGGCGGGCGCCGAGTGGATCTCGGACGGCGGCGACGTGAAGGAGGCCGTGCTCTGGTTCGGCACGGACACCCCCGCCTCGCACCGCGCCACGCTCCTGCCCGGCGGCGCCTCCCTGTGGACCTCGCTCGCCGCGATGCTGCCCGACCCCGAGGTGCGTCCCGTCGGGCGCTATCTGTACGAGCCGGACGGTGCCGTCATCCGCGCGCACCTGGTCGCCGAGGTCGCCGCCCGGGTCGACGGCGGGCTCGTCGACGAGACCATCGCGTACGTCACCTCCGACGCCCTGCACCACACCCCGTACGCGACGGCGTACGAGATCACCGACCGCATCCCGTTCAATGTGAAGAAGCTGAAGGCCCTGCTGCGCGAGCGCGGGGTCGGCATCCTCACCGTGAAGAAGCGCGGTTCCGCCGTCGAACCCGAGGAGCTGCGGCGCAAGGTGAAGCCGCAGGGGAAGAACGCGGCGACCGTCTTCCTCACCCGGGTGGCGGGCGCCCCGACGATGCTGATCGGCCGGCCGGCGCCCTCACCGGCCTAA
- a CDS encoding YciI family protein has product MPRYLTMIRIDENNAPEGGPSPELQERMGALLEEITRAGVMLDTAGLRPTAEGTRVTWDKGELSTTDGPFTETKEVIGGYSICQAKNMAEAVEWTKRFLKTHEDYWTITAEVREIEG; this is encoded by the coding sequence ATGCCGCGCTACCTGACGATGATCCGCATCGACGAGAACAACGCGCCCGAGGGCGGCCCCAGCCCCGAACTGCAGGAGCGCATGGGCGCGCTCCTGGAGGAGATCACCAGGGCCGGGGTCATGCTCGACACCGCCGGCCTGCGGCCGACCGCCGAGGGCACCCGCGTGACCTGGGACAAGGGTGAACTGTCCACGACGGACGGCCCGTTCACCGAGACCAAGGAGGTCATCGGCGGCTACTCCATCTGCCAGGCCAAGAACATGGCGGAAGCCGTCGAGTGGACCAAGCGGTTCCTCAAGACCCACGAGGACTACTGGACGATCACCGCGGAGGTCCGGGAGATCGAGGGCTGA
- the groES gene encoding co-chaperone GroES — translation MTTASSKVAIKPLEDRIVVQPLDAEQTTASGLVIPDTAKEKPQEGAVLAVGPGRFENGERLPLDVKVGDVVLYSKYGGTEVKYNGDEYLVLSARDVLAIVEK, via the coding sequence GTGACGACCGCAAGCTCCAAGGTTGCCATCAAGCCGCTCGAGGACCGCATTGTGGTCCAGCCGCTCGACGCCGAGCAGACCACGGCCTCCGGCCTGGTCATTCCGGACACCGCGAAGGAGAAGCCCCAGGAGGGCGCCGTCCTCGCCGTGGGCCCGGGCCGCTTCGAGAACGGCGAGCGCCTGCCGCTCGACGTCAAGGTCGGCGATGTCGTGCTGTACAGCAAGTACGGCGGCACCGAGGTGAAGTACAACGGCGACGAGTACCTCGTCCTCTCGGCTCGCGACGTCCTCGCGATCGTCGAGAAGTAA
- a CDS encoding LysR family transcriptional regulator, translated as MIEARHLRVLRAVAATGSFSAAARELGCTQPAVSQQMKALESSAGTPLLIRTGREMRLTQAGGALVRHAAGILAGLTAAEEEVAAIAGLRAGRVRLVSFPSGSSTLVPCALAALRAAHPGTRVSLVEAEPPRSVEMLREGDCDVALAFRYEGATAAEEWSDLVVRPLLADRLVGLVPDGHRLAGADSVTIGEFADESWIAGCPRCRRQLVEVCESAGFVPRIDFATDDYPAVIGLVGAGLGVAVLPELAIESVRPMGARTVTVEPAVQREIVALTLPDLAQVPAVAATLDHLARAAAR; from the coding sequence ATGATCGAGGCCCGACACCTCCGTGTCCTGCGCGCCGTGGCAGCCACCGGCTCCTTCTCCGCCGCGGCCCGCGAGCTCGGCTGCACCCAGCCCGCCGTCAGCCAGCAGATGAAGGCCCTCGAATCCTCGGCCGGCACGCCGCTGCTGATCCGCACCGGCCGCGAGATGCGCCTGACGCAGGCGGGCGGAGCCCTGGTCAGGCACGCGGCGGGCATCCTCGCCGGGCTCACCGCGGCCGAGGAGGAGGTCGCCGCCATCGCGGGCCTGCGCGCGGGCCGCGTCCGGCTCGTCTCCTTCCCCAGTGGCAGCTCCACCCTGGTCCCGTGCGCCCTCGCTGCGCTGCGCGCGGCCCACCCGGGCACCCGTGTCTCCCTCGTCGAGGCCGAGCCGCCGCGGTCGGTGGAGATGCTGCGCGAAGGGGACTGCGACGTCGCGCTCGCCTTCCGGTACGAAGGAGCGACGGCCGCGGAGGAGTGGAGCGACCTCGTCGTGCGCCCGCTGCTCGCCGACCGGCTCGTGGGCCTCGTGCCGGACGGGCACCGGCTCGCCGGCGCGGACTCGGTCACCATCGGCGAATTCGCCGACGAGTCGTGGATCGCGGGCTGCCCCCGCTGCCGCAGGCAACTGGTGGAGGTCTGCGAGAGCGCGGGCTTCGTGCCCCGGATCGACTTCGCGACGGACGACTACCCGGCGGTGATCGGCCTGGTCGGCGCCGGTCTGGGAGTGGCGGTGCTGCCCGAGCTCGCGATCGAGTCGGTACGCCCGATGGGCGCCCGCACCGTGACGGTGGAGCCCGCCGTGCAGCGGGAGATCGTCGCGCTCACGCTGCCGGACCTGGCGCAGGTGCCGGCCGTCGCCGCCACGCTGGACCACCTCGCGCGGGCCGCCGCCCGCTGA
- a CDS encoding MFS transporter, protein MENVNPNPSPDAHPGRLLLPVLLTVQFLVSLDMSVVNIALPDMGADLGFAPDSLLWVVNAYALAFGGLLMLGGRLADLAGRRRTLTWGFAVFGAASLAGGLALAPGQLIAARAVQGAGAAALAPVALALITVNYAAGPARSRALGLWGVSGALGGAVGIMAGGLLTDWVGWRSVMLINVPVVLAALLAARRGVPADRRKDPAPRLDVTGALLVTAGATLLVLGLVRTETYGWTSGTTLGTLGAAAALLAAFAAVEARKREPLLRLGLLGTAHRPVLSANVFALLMSSGQFAAFYFTSLYLQEVMEYGPTAAGAAFLPFCAGVVAGSAVATRTVGRLGERTLLVAGGLLGAAGFGWFALTVEAGGTFLSSILGPSLVASVGIGMCFVPLGTAATGGVAPEETGMASGLLNSSRQLGGSLGLAVLVTVAASATGEGSGRGALADGYAAAFAVSAGLLVAAALATAVLHGRRTPPAATPATPSRPARTAVGEETSKNLGDDVETGVSRSTQG, encoded by the coding sequence ATGGAGAACGTGAACCCGAATCCGAGCCCGGACGCCCACCCCGGGCGTCTGCTGCTGCCGGTGCTGCTCACCGTGCAGTTCCTCGTCTCCCTCGACATGTCCGTCGTCAACATCGCCCTGCCCGACATGGGCGCCGACCTCGGCTTCGCCCCCGACTCGCTGCTGTGGGTCGTCAACGCCTATGCGCTGGCTTTCGGCGGTCTGCTCATGCTCGGCGGGCGCCTCGCCGACCTCGCCGGACGGCGGCGCACCCTCACCTGGGGCTTCGCGGTCTTCGGCGCGGCGAGCCTCGCGGGCGGGCTCGCCCTCGCGCCGGGGCAGCTCATCGCGGCGCGGGCGGTGCAGGGCGCGGGTGCGGCGGCGCTCGCACCCGTCGCGCTCGCCCTGATCACCGTGAACTACGCGGCGGGGCCCGCGCGGTCCCGTGCGCTCGGCCTGTGGGGCGTCTCCGGGGCGCTCGGCGGCGCCGTCGGGATCATGGCGGGCGGTCTGCTCACCGACTGGGTGGGCTGGCGCTCCGTGATGCTGATCAACGTCCCCGTGGTGCTCGCCGCGCTCCTCGCCGCCCGGCGCGGCGTGCCCGCCGACCGCCGCAAGGACCCCGCGCCCCGCCTCGACGTCACCGGAGCCCTGCTCGTCACGGCCGGGGCGACGCTGCTCGTCCTCGGCCTCGTGCGCACGGAGACGTACGGCTGGACGTCGGGCACCACCCTCGGCACGCTCGGCGCCGCGGCCGCGCTGCTCGCCGCCTTCGCCGCCGTCGAGGCCCGCAAGCGCGAGCCCCTGCTGCGGCTCGGCCTGCTCGGCACGGCGCACCGGCCCGTGCTCTCCGCGAACGTCTTCGCCCTCCTGATGTCCTCGGGACAGTTCGCCGCGTTCTACTTCACCTCGCTCTACCTCCAGGAGGTGATGGAGTACGGGCCGACCGCGGCCGGCGCCGCGTTCCTGCCGTTCTGCGCGGGCGTCGTGGCCGGGTCGGCGGTGGCGACCCGGACGGTCGGGCGGCTCGGCGAGCGGACGCTCCTCGTGGCGGGCGGGCTGCTCGGCGCCGCCGGGTTCGGGTGGTTCGCGCTCACCGTCGAGGCGGGCGGCACGTTCCTCTCCTCGATCCTCGGGCCCTCGCTGGTCGCGAGCGTCGGCATCGGCATGTGCTTCGTACCGCTCGGCACGGCGGCGACCGGCGGCGTCGCCCCGGAGGAGACCGGCATGGCCTCCGGGCTGCTCAACAGCTCCCGCCAGCTCGGCGGCTCCCTCGGCCTCGCGGTCCTGGTCACCGTCGCGGCGAGCGCCACGGGGGAGGGGAGCGGCAGGGGCGCCCTCGCCGACGGGTACGCGGCCGCCTTCGCGGTGTCCGCGGGGCTCCTGGTGGCGGCCGCGCTGGCGACCGCGGTCCTGCACGGACGCCGTACGCCTCCCGCCGCGACCCCGGCCACACCGTCGCGACCTGCGAGAACAGCCGTCGGGGAAGAAACTTCGAAAAATCTCGGCGACGATGTCGAAACGGGCGTCTCCCGTTCGACGCAGGGGTGA
- a CDS encoding RNA polymerase sigma factor — MAVSHPPEHPRQAAQATRQAIETVFRMESPRIIAGVTRIVRDVGIAEELAQDALVAALEQWPAQGVPDNPGAWLMATARNRAVDLVRRRERYARKLAEVGRDLETAPAQAGPLEPADPDAIDDDLLRLVFIACHPVLSTEARVALTLRLLGGLSTAEIARAMLAPEPTVAQRIVRAKRTLAARAVAFEVPYGPDRDARLGSVLEVIYLIFNEGYAATAGDDLVRPALCEDALRLARVLTALMPEESEAHGLAALLELQASRTATRTGPAGEPVLLKDQSRAHWNQMLVRRGFAALARAQATAPSPAGALGPYALQAAIAACHAHAHSYEETDWQQIATLYGLLAARAPSPVVELNRAVAVAMAQGTEAGLVLVDALTAEPVLKDYHLLPSVRGDLLERLGRTDEAHAEFERAASLARNERERELLLARAADCWAGSGRGARPAESASCEGA, encoded by the coding sequence ATGGCCGTGAGCCATCCCCCGGAGCACCCCCGCCAGGCCGCCCAGGCCACTCGTCAGGCCATCGAAACCGTCTTCCGCATGGAGTCGCCACGGATCATCGCCGGTGTCACGCGGATCGTACGAGACGTCGGCATCGCCGAGGAACTGGCGCAGGACGCCCTCGTGGCGGCCCTCGAACAGTGGCCCGCGCAAGGCGTCCCCGACAACCCGGGCGCCTGGCTCATGGCCACCGCCAGGAACCGCGCCGTCGACCTGGTGCGCCGCCGTGAGCGCTACGCACGCAAGCTCGCCGAGGTCGGCCGCGACCTGGAGACCGCCCCGGCGCAGGCGGGCCCGCTCGAACCCGCCGACCCCGACGCCATCGACGACGACCTCCTGCGCCTCGTCTTCATCGCCTGCCACCCGGTGCTCTCCACCGAGGCCCGCGTGGCGCTCACGCTGCGCCTCCTCGGCGGCCTGTCCACCGCGGAGATCGCCCGCGCGATGCTGGCCCCCGAACCGACCGTGGCGCAGCGGATCGTGCGCGCCAAACGCACCCTCGCCGCCCGCGCCGTCGCCTTCGAGGTGCCCTACGGCCCCGACCGCGACGCCCGCCTCGGCTCGGTACTCGAAGTCATCTACCTGATCTTCAACGAGGGGTACGCGGCCACCGCGGGCGACGACCTCGTGCGCCCCGCGCTCTGCGAGGACGCGCTGCGCCTTGCCAGGGTGCTCACCGCCCTCATGCCCGAGGAGTCCGAGGCGCACGGCCTGGCCGCGCTCCTCGAACTGCAGGCCTCGCGCACGGCGACACGCACCGGCCCGGCCGGCGAGCCGGTGCTGCTCAAGGACCAGAGCCGCGCCCACTGGAACCAGATGCTGGTCCGGCGCGGTTTCGCCGCCCTGGCACGGGCCCAGGCCACGGCGCCCTCACCGGCGGGCGCCCTCGGCCCGTATGCCCTCCAGGCCGCGATCGCCGCCTGCCACGCCCACGCGCACAGCTACGAGGAGACCGACTGGCAGCAGATCGCCACCCTCTACGGTCTGCTCGCCGCCCGCGCCCCCTCCCCGGTCGTCGAGCTGAACCGCGCGGTCGCGGTGGCGATGGCACAGGGGACGGAGGCCGGGCTGGTCCTGGTCGACGCGCTGACCGCCGAACCCGTCCTGAAGGACTACCACTTGCTGCCCAGCGTCCGGGGCGACCTCCTGGAACGCCTCGGACGGACCGACGAGGCCCACGCGGAGTTCGAGCGGGCCGCGTCGCTGGCGCGCAACGAACGGGAACGGGAACTGCTCCTCGCGCGGGCCGCCGACTGCTGGGCCGGGTCGGGGCGCGGGGCGCGGCCGGCGGAGAGCGCCTCTTGCGAGGGTGCTTAG
- a CDS encoding response regulator transcription factor — protein sequence MTSVLVCDDSPLAREALRRAVATVPGVERVTTAANGEEVLRRWGADRSDLILMDVRMPGLGGVETVRRLLSADPGARIIMLTVAEDLDGVALAVAAGARGYLHKDASRAELRATVTQALADPTWRLAPRRLRSAEMGAAPTLTAREIQVLEGMSHGRSNAEIGRELFLSEDTVKTHARRLFKKLGASDRAHAVALGFRWGLVR from the coding sequence ATGACATCGGTCCTCGTCTGCGACGACTCCCCGCTTGCCCGAGAGGCGCTCCGCCGCGCGGTCGCGACCGTGCCCGGCGTCGAGCGCGTGACCACGGCGGCCAACGGCGAGGAAGTCCTCCGCCGCTGGGGCGCCGACCGCTCGGACCTGATTCTGATGGACGTACGCATGCCCGGCCTCGGCGGCGTGGAGACCGTCCGCCGGCTGCTGTCCGCCGACCCCGGTGCGCGCATCATCATGCTCACCGTCGCCGAGGACCTGGACGGGGTCGCACTCGCGGTCGCGGCCGGTGCCCGCGGCTATCTGCACAAGGACGCCTCGCGCGCCGAACTGCGCGCGACCGTCACCCAGGCGCTCGCCGACCCGACCTGGCGGCTCGCTCCGCGCAGACTGCGCTCGGCCGAGATGGGCGCCGCGCCCACGCTCACCGCGCGTGAGATCCAGGTCCTCGAAGGCATGAGCCACGGCCGCTCGAACGCGGAGATCGGACGTGAGCTCTTCCTCTCCGAGGACACCGTGAAGACGCACGCCAGGCGGCTGTTCAAGAAGCTCGGCGCCTCGGACCGCGCGCACGCCGTGGCGCTCGGTTTCCGCTGGGGTCTGGTGCGCTGA
- a CDS encoding polysaccharide deacetylase family protein, with protein MQLVRQKEECARRRKNQTRALVAVLSVAAIASGCASGGDSAKPAHGQQPLNAPPARALDSYAQKLAATQVARTMAAKRWGLAKTPLAAPPPPAVKPRIATRKGFEVKGQASLPPVFTTIPTKEKVVFLTIDDGAEKDPALLKMMSELRLPYTAFLSDYLVKEDYAYFKKMQDRGVTLNNHTLNHRYLPGLSYEGQRREICGMQDVIKKHYGKRPELFRPPYGNYNRDTLRAAKSCGVKAVPLWASEAFADHMEWREWDRDLHPGDIILTHFRGREDWKGTMPDMIRKVMKTVTDKGYAVARLEDYL; from the coding sequence ATGCAACTAGTACGACAAAAGGAAGAATGCGCCAGAAGGCGGAAGAATCAGACGCGCGCCCTGGTGGCCGTCCTGTCCGTCGCGGCGATCGCGTCCGGCTGTGCATCCGGAGGCGACTCAGCGAAGCCCGCCCACGGCCAGCAGCCGCTCAACGCCCCGCCCGCCCGCGCCCTCGACTCCTACGCCCAGAAACTCGCCGCCACCCAGGTCGCCCGCACCATGGCCGCCAAGCGCTGGGGTCTGGCCAAGACCCCGCTGGCCGCACCCCCGCCGCCGGCGGTCAAGCCCCGGATCGCCACCCGCAAGGGGTTCGAGGTCAAGGGCCAGGCGAGCCTGCCGCCGGTCTTCACGACCATCCCCACCAAGGAGAAGGTCGTCTTCCTGACGATCGACGACGGCGCCGAGAAGGACCCGGCGCTGCTGAAGATGATGAGCGAACTGCGGCTCCCGTACACCGCGTTCCTCAGCGACTACCTGGTCAAGGAGGACTACGCCTACTTCAAGAAGATGCAGGACCGCGGCGTCACCCTGAACAACCACACGCTCAACCACCGCTACCTGCCCGGACTCTCGTACGAGGGCCAGCGCCGCGAGATCTGCGGCATGCAGGACGTCATCAAGAAGCACTACGGCAAGCGCCCCGAGCTCTTCCGCCCGCCGTACGGCAACTACAACCGCGACACGCTGCGCGCCGCCAAGTCCTGCGGCGTCAAGGCGGTGCCCCTGTGGGCGTCCGAGGCCTTCGCCGACCACATGGAGTGGCGCGAGTGGGACCGCGACCTGCACCCCGGCGACATCATCCTCACGCACTTCAGGGGGCGCGAGGACTGGAAGGGCACCATGCCCGACATGATCCGCAAGGTCATGAAGACGGTCACCGACAAGGGGTACGCGGTCGCCAGGCTGGAGGACTACCTGTGA
- the groL gene encoding chaperonin GroEL (60 kDa chaperone family; promotes refolding of misfolded polypeptides especially under stressful conditions; forms two stacked rings of heptamers to form a barrel-shaped 14mer; ends can be capped by GroES; misfolded proteins enter the barrel where they are refolded when GroES binds), protein MAKILKFDEDARRALERGVNKLADTVKVTIGPRGRNVVIDKKFGAPTITNDGVTIAREVEVEDPYENLGAQLVKEVATKTNDIAGDGTTTATVLAQALVKEGLRNVAAGASPAALKKGIDAAVAAVSEELLATARPIDDKADIAAVAGLSAQDPQVGELIAEAMDKVGKDGVITVEESNTFGLELDFTEGMAFDKGYLSPYMVSDQERMEAVLDDPYILIHQGKISSIQDLLPLLEKVIQANSSKPLLIIAEDVEGEALSTLVVNKIRGTFNAVAVKAPGFGDRRKAMLGDMATLTGGTVIAEEVGLKIDQVGLDVLGTARRVTITKDDTTIVDGGGNKADVEGRVAQIKAEIEATDSDWDREKLQERLAKLAGGVCVIKVGAATEVELKEKKHRLEDAISATRAAVEEGIVSGGGSALVHAAKVLGDSLGKDGDEATGVAVVRRAAVEPLRWIAENAGLEGYVITSKVAELDKGFGFNAATGEYGDLVKAGVIDPVKVTRSALENAASIASLLLTTETLVVEKPAEEEAEAGHGHGHGHSH, encoded by the coding sequence ATGGCGAAGATCCTGAAGTTCGACGAGGACGCCCGTCGCGCCCTTGAGCGCGGCGTCAACAAGCTTGCCGACACGGTCAAGGTGACGATCGGCCCCCGCGGCCGCAACGTCGTCATCGACAAGAAGTTCGGCGCCCCGACCATCACCAACGACGGCGTCACCATCGCCCGTGAGGTCGAGGTCGAGGACCCGTACGAGAACCTCGGCGCCCAGCTGGTGAAGGAGGTGGCGACCAAGACCAACGACATCGCTGGTGACGGCACCACCACCGCCACCGTGCTCGCCCAGGCCCTCGTCAAGGAAGGCCTGCGCAACGTAGCCGCCGGCGCCTCCCCGGCCGCCCTGAAGAAGGGCATCGACGCCGCCGTCGCGGCCGTCTCCGAGGAGCTCCTCGCCACCGCCCGCCCGATCGACGACAAGGCCGACATCGCGGCCGTCGCCGGTCTGTCGGCCCAGGACCCGCAGGTCGGCGAGCTCATCGCCGAGGCGATGGACAAGGTCGGCAAGGACGGTGTCATCACCGTCGAGGAGTCCAACACCTTCGGCCTCGAGCTCGACTTCACCGAGGGCATGGCCTTCGACAAGGGCTACCTCTCGCCGTACATGGTGTCCGACCAGGAGCGTATGGAGGCCGTCCTCGACGACCCGTACATCCTGATCCACCAGGGCAAGATCTCCTCCATCCAGGACCTCCTGCCGCTGCTCGAGAAGGTCATCCAGGCCAACTCCTCGAAGCCGCTCCTCATCATCGCCGAGGACGTCGAGGGCGAGGCCCTGTCGACCCTGGTCGTGAACAAGATCCGCGGCACCTTCAACGCCGTCGCGGTGAAGGCCCCCGGCTTCGGCGACCGCCGCAAGGCGATGCTCGGCGACATGGCCACCCTCACCGGCGGCACCGTCATCGCCGAAGAGGTCGGCCTCAAGATCGACCAGGTCGGTCTCGACGTGCTGGGCACCGCCCGCCGCGTCACCATCACCAAGGACGACACCACGATCGTCGACGGCGGCGGCAACAAGGCCGACGTCGAGGGCCGCGTCGCCCAGATCAAGGCCGAGATCGAGGCCACGGACTCCGACTGGGACCGCGAGAAGCTCCAGGAGCGCCTCGCGAAGCTGGCCGGCGGCGTGTGCGTCATCAAGGTCGGCGCCGCCACCGAGGTGGAGCTGAAGGAGAAGAAGCACCGTCTGGAGGACGCCATCTCCGCGACCCGCGCCGCGGTCGAGGAGGGCATCGTCTCCGGTGGTGGCTCCGCTCTGGTGCACGCCGCCAAGGTGCTCGGCGACTCGCTCGGCAAGGACGGCGACGAGGCCACCGGTGTGGCCGTCGTCCGCCGCGCCGCCGTCGAGCCGCTGCGCTGGATCGCCGAGAACGCCGGCCTCGAGGGCTACGTCATCACCTCGAAGGTCGCCGAGCTCGACAAGGGCTTCGGCTTCAACGCCGCGACCGGTGAGTACGGCGACCTGGTCAAGGCCGGCGTCATCGACCCGGTCAAGGTCACGCGCTCCGCGCTGGAGAACGCCGCGTCGATCGCCTCGCTGCTCCTGACGACCGAGACGCTCGTCGTCGAGAAGCCGGCCGAGGAAGAGGCGGAGGCCGGTCACGGCCACGGTCACGGTCACTCGCACTGA
- a CDS encoding SDR family NAD(P)-dependent oxidoreductase, with protein MTTALITGSTSGIGAAFARRLAGDGHNLVLVARDTERLQEQATELHDRHGIEAEVLTADLATDGGIEAVEERLADRRNAVDLLINNAGFGNKGRYLEVSLADELTMLKVHCEAVLRLTSAATEAMRERGRGGVVNVASVAAFVPRGTYGASKAWVVQFTQGAAKDLAGSGVRLMALCPGFVRTEFHERAGMGTSNIPGWMWLDADKLVAVALGDLSRGKTVSIPDPRYKALMGVVKVTPRALLGGVTSRTGRKYGPQ; from the coding sequence ATGACTACGGCTCTGATTACGGGATCGACCTCCGGCATCGGCGCGGCCTTCGCGCGACGCCTCGCGGGTGACGGGCACAACCTCGTGCTGGTGGCCCGCGACACCGAGCGGCTGCAGGAACAGGCGACCGAACTGCACGACCGGCACGGCATCGAGGCGGAGGTGCTGACCGCGGACCTGGCGACGGACGGGGGCATCGAGGCCGTCGAGGAGCGGCTCGCCGACCGCAGGAACGCGGTCGATCTGCTGATCAACAACGCGGGGTTCGGCAACAAGGGCCGCTATCTGGAGGTCTCGCTCGCCGACGAGCTGACCATGCTCAAGGTGCACTGCGAGGCGGTGCTGCGGCTGACGTCGGCCGCGACGGAGGCGATGCGGGAGCGCGGCCGGGGCGGCGTCGTGAACGTCGCGTCGGTGGCGGCGTTCGTGCCGCGCGGGACGTACGGCGCGTCGAAGGCGTGGGTCGTGCAGTTCACCCAGGGCGCGGCGAAGGACCTGGCCGGGTCCGGGGTGCGGCTGATGGCGCTCTGCCCCGGCTTCGTGCGCACGGAGTTCCACGAGCGGGCCGGGATGGGCACGTCCAACATTCCCGGCTGGATGTGGCTCGACGCGGACAAGCTCGTGGCGGTCGCTCTGGGCGACCTCTCCCGCGGCAAGACGGTGTCTATCCCGGATCCCCGGTACAAGGCCCTGATGGGGGTGGTGAAGGTGACGCCTCGCGCGTTGCTGGGTGGCGTCACGTCCCGTACCGGGCGCAAGTACGGCCCGCAGTAG
- a CDS encoding WhiB family transcriptional regulator produces MADFSRLPGPNADLWDWQLLAACRGVDSSLFFHPEGERGAARSARENSAKEVCMRCPVRAECAAHALAVREPYGVWGGLTEDEREELMGRARNRLVTAAAGSAVSHS; encoded by the coding sequence ATGGCAGATTTCTCCCGCCTTCCCGGACCGAACGCAGATCTCTGGGACTGGCAGCTCCTCGCGGCGTGCCGCGGAGTCGACAGCTCGCTCTTCTTCCACCCGGAGGGCGAGCGGGGAGCGGCCCGCAGCGCACGTGAGAACTCCGCCAAGGAGGTCTGCATGCGGTGCCCGGTACGGGCGGAGTGCGCCGCCCACGCACTCGCGGTGCGCGAGCCGTACGGCGTGTGGGGCGGCCTGACGGAGGACGAGCGCGAGGAGCTCATGGGCCGCGCGCGCAATCGACTCGTCACGGCGGCGGCGGGCAGCGCCGTGTCGCACAGCTGA